One genomic region from Gemmatimonadota bacterium encodes:
- the brxC gene encoding BREX system P-loop protein BrxC: MPQLVKDLFASDIYRHIEEVIKVDQTDEQIIRDEIDEYYATEAIRNYYAEILERYQETPNKPHEGVGIWVSGFFGSGKSSFAKMLGLALENRTVLGKGAGELFGRRTGDPRIQALLSSITEQIPTDAVIFDVSTDRGIRTGSQTITEIMYRLFLQSLGYARDLDLSELEITLEADGELEAFKEKYTEIFDKDWNAEKGKVAFALQQASRVMHERDPDTFPEVDSWRESARGRADITPGLLAERCQELVARRRPGRSLVFVIDEVGQFVSRDVQKMLDLQAVVQSLGRVGRGKIWLIVTSQEQLTDLVGGLDDRRVELARLMDRFPLQVHLEPSDISEVTSKRVLSKNADAQKALREHFSQHRGRLTDNTRLSADIQLPELTTENFADLYPLLPYQIDLIIQVVSGLRTQGGAGKHVGGANRTIIKLAQQLLIHPDVQIAEKTIGALAR, translated from the coding sequence ATGCCACAGCTTGTCAAAGATCTCTTTGCCAGCGACATCTATCGCCATATTGAGGAAGTTATCAAAGTCGATCAAACGGATGAGCAGATCATTCGAGATGAGATTGACGAATACTACGCCACCGAGGCCATCCGCAATTACTATGCGGAAATCCTGGAGCGCTATCAGGAAACGCCCAACAAACCCCACGAAGGAGTGGGTATCTGGGTATCGGGATTTTTTGGGTCTGGTAAGTCCAGCTTTGCCAAGATGCTGGGTCTGGCACTGGAAAACCGCACCGTACTCGGCAAAGGAGCAGGAGAATTATTTGGACGGCGCACAGGAGACCCGAGGATTCAGGCGCTTTTGTCCAGCATAACCGAACAGATTCCTACAGACGCTGTCATTTTTGATGTATCAACGGACCGTGGCATCCGCACCGGGAGCCAGACCATCACTGAAATCATGTATCGGCTGTTTCTGCAAAGCTTGGGTTATGCCCGTGATCTGGATCTCTCCGAACTAGAGATTACGCTGGAAGCCGATGGTGAATTAGAGGCATTCAAAGAGAAGTACACTGAGATTTTTGATAAAGATTGGAATGCGGAAAAAGGAAAGGTTGCGTTTGCGCTGCAACAGGCAAGCCGGGTGATGCACGAACGGGATCCAGATACCTTTCCGGAAGTTGATAGCTGGCGTGAATCGGCACGCGGACGGGCCGACATTACACCGGGCCTTTTAGCAGAAAGATGTCAAGAATTGGTCGCACGGAGGCGGCCTGGTAGAAGCCTGGTTTTTGTGATTGATGAAGTCGGACAGTTTGTGTCGCGTGATGTTCAAAAAATGCTTGATCTTCAGGCTGTGGTGCAAAGCCTCGGACGGGTCGGACGGGGTAAGATCTGGCTCATTGTCACTTCTCAGGAGCAGCTTACAGATCTGGTGGGAGGCCTGGATGACAGGCGGGTGGAACTCGCCCGTTTAATGGATCGGTTTCCGCTTCAGGTCCATCTGGAGCCTTCTGATATTTCTGAAGTAACCAGCAAACGCGTGTTGTCTAAAAATGCCGATGCCCAAAAAGCTCTGCGCGAACATTTTTCCCAGCATCGGGGACGCTTAACAGACAATACTCGGCTATCTGCGGATATTCAACTTCCCGAATTGACAACCGAGAATTTCGCCGATCTGTACCCTTTGCTGCCTTATCAGATCGACCTCATCATTCAGGTTGTTTCGGGATTGCGCACACAGGGTGGCGCGGGTAAGCATGTTGGTGGCGCCAATCGAACCATCATCAAGCTAGCGCAGCAATTGCTCATCCATCCAGACGTGCAAATTGCCGAAAAAACCATAGGTGCATTGGCACGTA
- a CDS encoding DUF1788 domain-containing protein gives MSDWKDRLTKTLEPVLRTPDPRPDISAYHDMPYAIFRYPPEEEFAVRAEISMLKTRLEQSGKRVTIISLAECLVAALEAEGIDAPSLIEAEKSVGLEETVHTVHEILSDYQPLDALVVERMPENPDPLKDIVMITRSGALFPMYRTSSLLDQLMGSVQLPSVLFYPGELDGAAGLKFMGILDAEHNYRPKIF, from the coding sequence ATGAGCGATTGGAAAGACAGACTTACAAAGACGCTTGAGCCCGTATTGCGAACTCCTGATCCGCGGCCTGATATCAGCGCCTATCACGATATGCCTTATGCGATTTTTCGATATCCTCCAGAGGAGGAATTTGCTGTTCGGGCTGAGATATCGATGCTCAAGACCAGACTTGAGCAATCCGGCAAGCGTGTGACTATTATCTCGCTTGCCGAATGTCTGGTTGCCGCGCTGGAAGCCGAAGGCATTGATGCCCCGTCGCTCATTGAAGCAGAAAAATCTGTAGGTTTGGAAGAGACGGTTCACACTGTGCATGAAATTTTAAGCGATTATCAACCTCTGGATGCGCTTGTAGTTGAGAGGATGCCTGAAAATCCAGACCCCTTAAAAGACATCGTGATGATCACTCGTTCAGGAGCGTTGTTTCCAATGTATCGGACCTCTTCATTGCTCGATCAGCTTATGGGCAGCGTTCAACTTCCAAGTGTACTCTTTTATCCAGGTGAATTGGATGGCGCAGCTGGTCTGAAGTTTATGGGTATTCTCGACGCTGAGCACAATTATCGACCCAAGATTTTTTGA